The genomic DNA AGGGCATAAGGAGGGATACCAGCATAGAGAAGCTGAAGGCGCTGCCTTACGCCTTCACTTCAGAGGGACCTCACACTGCGGGGTCCAGCTCACAGCTCAGCGATGGGGCTGCATCGCTGCTCATAGCGAGCGAGGATGCCGTCAAGGGCATGGGGCTGAGGCCCCTGGCCCGTATAGTAGGCTTCTCGTATTATGGCCTAGAGACGTGGAGGTTCCCTGCGGCGCCCGTGGGCGCCATAAAGAGGCTGCTAAGCGACGTCGGTTGGACAAAGGATATGGTCGACTACTGGGAGAACAATGAGGCCTTTGCTGTAAACAGCTACATCCTTCACACCGAGCTAGGAGTGCCTTATGACAGGCTTAACGTCCATGGTGGCGCAATAGCGATAGGACACCCCCTTGGGATGAGCGGGGCCAGGGTGACCCTTGAGCTGATAAACGTCCTTAAGAGGCATGGAGGGAGAAGGGGGGTGGCCTCTATCTGCCATGGGCTTGGAGGCGCCGCTTCCATAGCGCTTGAGCTCGTTTAATGAACCATTTTATTAATCGGACATTAGAAGAAGTCGCAAGCCCAAATCAACTCCTTTGTGAACACCGCGTAAGAATGCTAAAACTCCTGCCTAGCGAAGCCCAGAGCCATTCATTATCTTCAGGAGGAATATGCGAAGGGCCAGGCCCTCTGAGCTAACATAGCCCTTACCCTTTCAGCGTTCTCCTTGAAGGCCTGCAGCTCCCCTAGCCTGGCCTGTCTCCTCCTCTCGGCCTCTGCTAGCAAGTCCTTCTGCCAGTCCTCCTTGGCCTCGAAGGGCGGCACCGGCTCACTCCTACCAGTTGGACCTATGTGAACTAGCGTAAAGTAGCTGGTGGTAGCGTGCCTCTCCTCGCCAGTTATTTCGTCCCTCTTCACGACCTTGGCAGTGACCTCCATGCTTGACCTGCCTACATATGTCAGTGCGCTGTATACTATTACCGTCTCGCCGAGCAGTATTGGCGTGTAGAAGTCGGTATTATCGACGGAGGCCGTAACTACAGGCCCCCTCGCATATCTAGTAGCCACTATGGCCGTTGCCTCGTCAAGTATTCTCATGAGTTTCCCGGCGAAGAGGGCGTTTATCTGCATGACGTCCTCAGGCATCACAACCTTGTTAGTAACTATCATGTACTCCTTTGCAAGTGGTCTCGGGGGACTAACATCAAAGGTCCTCTGCCTACGGTCCCTTATTCTCTCCTCGCGGGCCCTCCTCCTCTTAAGGGCGTCCTCATAGAGCGCCTCCTCCTCGTGCG from uncultured Acidilobus sp. JCHS includes the following:
- a CDS encoding Acyl-CoA hydrolase codes for the protein MFGGVIEDWMVQVSSLEATRVARRPTLLASLEDLFFVSPVLIGENAVITTWVDYVGRSSIELDLLVEAENPIMGERRLTTLAHMTYVAVGKDLRPAPVGICIEPRTHEEEALYEDALKRRRAREERIRDRRQRTFDVSPPRPLAKEYMIVTNKVVMPEDVMQINALFAGKLMRILDEATAIVATRYARGPVVTASVDNTDFYTPILLGETVIVYSALTYVGRSSMEVTAKVVKRDEITGEERHATTSYFTLVHIGPTGRSEPVPPFEAKEDWQKDLLAEAERRRQARLGELQAFKENAERVRAMLAQRAWPFAYSS